One genomic window of Sarcophilus harrisii chromosome X, mSarHar1.11, whole genome shotgun sequence includes the following:
- the LOC116420230 gene encoding HAUS augmin-like complex subunit 7, translating into MLGHELMLCGPDDHDLIQGCTQGKRQLGFIHEAINRIESLSSELSDKSARPQRAKTKVEELSEKLNKLTEMLQAHKEEVLCRQESTSRLFSPSPPGLPKQGKKAVTEGVAASMNVKQEKACMSGGDCMMALGKQPLLLKPRTTQTRRLGVPSLESELGTFP; encoded by the exons ATGCTTGGTCACGAACTGATGCTGTGCGGGCCGGACGATCACGATCTCATTCAG GGCTGTACCCAGGGGAAGCGACAGCTTGGATTCATACATGAAGCAATCAATCGTATAGAAAGTTTGAGCTCTGAACTTAGTGACAAGTCTGCCAG GCCACAGAGGGCAAAGACCAAGGTGGAAGAGCTTTCTGAAAAACTGAATAAACTCACTGAAATGCTACAGGCACACAAGGAAGAG GTCCTCTGTCGTCAGGAGAGCACCAGTAGACTGTTTTCACCAAGTCCCCCCGGACTTCCCAAGCAG GGCAAGAAAGCTGTAACTGAAGGGGTCGCTGCTTCTATGAATGTGAAACAGGAGAAAGCCTGTATGAGTGGAGGCGACTGCATGATGGCTTTGGGGAAGCAGCCTCTGCTTCTTAAACCACGGACAACCCAAACTAGGCGTCTGGGTGTCCCCTCCCTGGAAAGTGAATTAGGGACATTTCCATAA